Below is a genomic region from Zea mays cultivar B73 chromosome 9, Zm-B73-REFERENCE-NAM-5.0, whole genome shotgun sequence.
AGATATGCATCGACGGCATCCAGATTTTCGACAGCGACACCAGTAAAAAATAAAAATAGATAGGCAAGAACCTGGGAATGAAGAAGCGGCATGAGCACATCAATGGCAGGTCGAAAGCAAATCACTCAAATGGTTAGGACAGTCGTTCCAACATTTGTACCAGGAATATCAAAGGGTAGTAGAAAAGTTTGCTGGACACTTCCACTGACAACTACAAACTGAATAATCACTATCATTACTGGCTGGGCAGGGAGGAAGCTATCTCTGTGGCAGCAGCACTCCCCAACTCCCACACACACACAAACAAACAATATTGTAGCATAATTGTACTCCCACCGACAATTACAAACTGAATAGACTCATAATTACTGAGCAGGGAGGAAGTTATTGTTATCCTGTGACAACAGCCTTTCCCCCCCAATTTCAATACACACAAACACTAGTTGGAAAAAAAATCTGTTACAACACTCCAGATGCACACTGCATATAAAACAAATTCCTAAGCTTGACAATCAAGTGGCCAACTGCTGCATCAGCTAGATGGCCGGTTATTACTGACAGGACCCGCGAGTGAACTGCTCGCATCGTGCGGTTGCGTCTTGCACGCGAGCCTCACGGAAGTATGGATCTGCGAGGTTTCGGCCATTGCGCCGTTCCCGTAATCGCCACAGGCCAGCCTTTTGGTAACTGGGGGGATCAAGGCTATGCCCAGTTGGTTGATTGTGTGAAGATGCCGCTCCGTGAATGGGTTGTTCCACATTAACGTGTTCATGGCTGGGGCAACAAAGAGCGGTTTGCTGTAGTCCCACGCTCTCACGATGCAGGTCAAGAGGTTGTCGCATAACCCACCGGCGATCTGAGCAGAACAATCTAGCATCACTTTGTGTAATACAATGAAACTAATTCGCTATCCACGAAGAgagaaaaaaaatatatatatacctTAGCCAGGGTATTTGCTGACAATGGAGCGATCACCATAACGTCTGCCCATTTCCGCAGCTCGATGTGTAAGACTTCATCTCCTATCTTCTTCCAGGTAGACCATTCATCGTCATCAGTGTAAAGAACGATGCCACTTGGTAGAGATGATCTATCAACGAAGTGCAAGGATGGCGTGGTGGCCACAGCTCGGACATCCGCCCACTCAGAGAAGCTACGGCAAAGGCTCTCAAATTTTATAGCGGCTACACTTCCTGAAGCAGCAAGGAGGACCCGGGGCCTACTAGGTTGTGAGTAGTGCACCACCAAACTCTCTTGTACTGGCTCTGATGTAGCCATCAGCTCTGCTTGAACCGCTCAACTGCATAGGATTAGAGAAAGTAAGAGGATTCGTACAGGTATAgagaaacatgattaacaatgaaaGGTCTAGAGAGAAATGAATATAAAAACAGGGAATAAATCATCTCCCATAGGTAAGCAAATATTTACTTTTCCATCATTCCATGTGGCGTTGAGTTTTATTTTTATAAGGCTGAGCAATGATATTTTTCCAAATTATTGACGCTGCTAGTGCTATGGAAAACCAGTGTTCTAAGTTCCAATGATAAAGAGCTTTTCTTTATCCTCTGCTTATTTACAGTTTGAGAAATGCAAATTAATGTGATTGCTCTGCAGAAGTGTTCACTGGAACTTAAAAATCTGAATGCTCCTGCAAATTAGAAATACATGCACATACTGTCTCCTGTCTCCTCTTATCTAACGACCAGAGGCTATACATAAATATAAGGACCAGGGTTCTAGCACCACAAGTGTAATATTTCCACGAGCCTATGCTATGAATATTGACATAATACATCCAACGTGGTTATTAAAGCGGTAAAACGTTAAAACGTTATGAACCAACTTTTCAACGTTTAAACGAACGTTGAAACGTCTTTTCAGACTAACATAAAACATGATATACTCTTTTAACCTCTTTTCCGGAAGGTAGATGAGACACATATACAAGTTTCAATGGGAATATTCAAACAGGTAAAAGAAGAAACGAAAAGAAAACCATGTGTGGCTTCTTCAGAAGGAACCCAGTAAAAACAGTGTGCTTGAAGCAATAGCACGCAGACACACCTCAACATTATATTTGAGCATCAGACCAAAATCACTACAGCAGAAACTGCAGCTTCATGGTTGGAATCAAGGGCACGGCACAAAGTTTtaatctaaatgaaaaagatatgaagaaTCTTATAACCAAAAAAAACTACCAGTTAGCAACCCAATGTGCCTATGCACAAAACCGAAGGCGCCCTTCAGAAGCCGGATAAACAGTAGTGCACCTCAAGCTCATCCCATGGAGACTTTAGCACCACCACTCAAGCCCAAATCGTTGTGCATGCACAGCTCAGAAAGACAAGCGAGCAGGATGGACGATTCTACTGTAGCATGATTAAAAACAGCATCAGCACTTCAGCTTCAGCAGCATTCGTCAATATTGCATATGCaaggtggctggcgcactggctgGCTGCGCAGTGCACCGTGTTTTGGATACGAACAGCAGCAGAATGTGAATACGAACAGCGGTTGGACCTGCCGACCTGGGCGGTTGCGCATTGGCGGCTCGCTGGAGCAGGCGCACTGCGCACTGGGCGGTTGCTCCTGGACTGCGCACTGGCGGCGGCTATAGGTGGAGGGAGgaccggaggagggaggaggggggaccGGAGGATGGAGGAGGGGGCGGCGGCGTACCTGGAGGGCGGAGGACGGCCGACGGCGGCAGCGTCTGTCTCTGGCGGCTCCGCGGCTGTGCGTCTGGCAGTTTAGTTTGGCGGCTGGAGCAAGCTTGCTGGTGAAAGGCCCATTAAGGCCCAACCACTTATAGACGCACAAAACGTTCGTACAACGAGTAAAACGTCCAGAACGCGCGTTTCGACGTTTAAAACGTACGGACGCTTTAACTCCTAATCACGTTTTAGCGTTTAAACGTCGTTTAAACGACGCTTAATAACCACTGGGACTTAAAAATCTGAATGCTCCTGCAAATTAAAAATACATGCACATATTGTCTCCTGTCTCCTCTTATCTAACGACCAGAGGCTATACATAAATATAAGGACCAGGGTTCTAGCACCACAAGTGTAATATTTCCACAAAAGTCTATGCTATGAATATTGACATAATACATCCAATACGTCCTCAACTTCTGATGGGGATTTTGAACACAGGTTATACTTATATAAATATAGAGAATTACAAAATATTACTGCACCCATCTGCTCATAGTAAATCAGCAAAATGAAATACAGTTAATGTTTATGTCCCTCAAGACCAAACCTTAAAGATGAGACTGCCCAATTGATAGAGGCGTGAGGATATCAGAAGTCAGAACATGATCATAACCGATCAATGCCATTTCATAGTTACATAAACTCACTACATACCATGGGGCAACGAACTACGAAGTGATCTCCTACTGTAGTTTTGTTCAAAAAACAATAAATTTGGCATATTGGTAATCTTAGGGCTGGACAAAATTGGTGGGCATGAGTTCAATCATTAGAAAAAGTAAAACGCATTCACTCTGTTTAGATGTGTATGGCGTCTACCTGACTGCCTTGCGAATGAGACGTACAAAAAACGTTGCTTTGGCGTCAGAATCAAGTCAAATCGCTTGTGGCGGGCGCTATACGGACCGGGAGCGGGAGGAAGTTGGACAAAAAACGTTGCTTTGGCGTCAGAATCACGTCGAATCGCTTGTGGCGGGCGCTATACGGACCGGGAGCGGGAGGAAGTTGGAGATCGATGGGGGAACGGCGGGAGTGAGAGAGAAAGAGCGAGCAAGAGAGATTGGGAGGTTTCTCTCACCAGCAAGCGTCGGAGAGGAAGCAGAAGTAGCAGCACGCCCGTGCCGCCGCGTTCTCCTTGCTGGCTTGCTGCCGTGCCGCCGCGTTCTAGAAGTAGCTGCCGCCAAAGTCCAGGTCGATCTGACGGGGCACAGAGTAGTTTGGGGAGAGCGGGGAAGCGGCAGAGAGGATGAGAGAGGGAAGCAcgagggagaggggaggaggtTCAACGGCGGTGCTGGAGAACAGGAACCGGAAGGAGGGCGGCGGCGCTGGAAACGGAAGAGGGGAGCAGCGGCAAGCGCTTTGCCAGGGCTGGCGACGCCTTAGATTTGGGGGAAACATATCGTCTGTATTGACGTGCAGGACCAGATCATCCGTGGAAGTGGATCCGAGGAGGAGAGGCGGCGCCTCACCATCCAAGTCGCAGGAACCCACCAACACCGGCGCGGCCGTCACTGCTGACGTCGGTAGGCTTTATAAACTGGAACTGCTCTGCCTTATTCACTCCTTGGCCTAATGACTAAAATGTTCAGTATAGAGCATACTTACTGACTGACTGATCTCGCTCGCTGCAGATGAGTCTGGCACGACGAGGCTGCAACGCATGAGCCACAGGCTGAGCCTGCTCGAGCAGCACATGGATCTTTGCAGCCGAACAGCTTGTCACGCTCCAGTGTCGAATTCAGCATGGCTACTCCACCAGCCAGTGCTATCTATTGCTCGCGCTAAGTATATAATTTTTATAAGGATCATGGATACATTTGCTGTCCGCAGATTATTGTTTATCTGTGGAGACTACGGACAGCACAGACTTGCTTTGGGGCTGACTCGCCGGCGGCTTCCGAAACACGGAACGGACCGGGTGCTTGACGACGCCTTTGCGCCGTCGTAGGGGGCGTTGCCTGTCGTATATTTTGAAGCTTGTTCCCCGAAATTCAGACCTGCAATGGGATGGCCGGGGTTCCAATTCCAACCCACAAGACCAATGGAAAAGAAATACATGCATCGATATGCCATAACTTCAATAACGTGGTATTCATATTTTTCCGAAGTTTGTAGTAAACTCTAATAAGCAAAGTTTTACACGTAAATAGAGTAGACTAGAATAGGATTTACAAACTAGCTAGGTACCTTCTCCTCTGTCCTCTCTGATGTCGATTACACGCGCCTTCCTGCACAGCTGAGCTAGGCACTGGCCGCCGCAACGCGCTCCCTGCTGCTCTACAACACCGTCGGCCGACCGCCACAACGTGGCCCCAATAGCCCACGCGTGCCTCCCGGATTTAGGACGGATCTCGGAGGGGTGGAGGGAGCTGGGTGAGGAGGTGAGTAGGAGGCAACGGCCGCGTCGCACAGGAGGGAGGACCAGGGCGATAGGATCAGAGGATGTGACTAGCCGTCTGCGGAGGTTGGCGCCGGCGGCATCCGATTTGGAGGCGAGTAGCGGCGGGGTTATAGATGGCCATTTAGCACTAACACGATGGGCCAGCCCAGACACGGCACGAAAAAGCACGGTCCAGGCACGACCCGGTTCAATTAGtatagtgccgtgcctgggccactatctcgacccgtagtgctggcacgggcacgacacggttacattttttattttaaaaataatagTTTACATATATTAAGTATAAGAAATCAACATATAACACAATAAAACTGCAGCTGCACTGGTTAGATGGATGCGTTTAAGCTCTTATGCACTAGGCCCCCACAACTACATATTTTTTGCTAAATTCTACAATATACTCAGATGGGCCATAGTGccaccgggccggcccggcacgactaACAGGCTCACGGGCCGTGCCTAGGCCGCGGCAGCGGCACGCCGGCCCATCTAGGCACGGCACGATTCGTAGCCAGGCCTGGCGGGCCGTGCCAGCGTCGGGTCGTGCCAGCGACGGGCCGTGCCGggtcgggccgtgccggcccgtttggccatctataggcggGGTCAGGGAGAGGGAGGGTGCTAAAAAAATGAGGGAAAAGGGACCATAAAAGATATGGGTTTATTCTAGTAGATGGGCTAGGTGTCGGGCCATGGCCTAGTAGGAGTCATTTTAATATTAAAGAAAAATATCCCGATGATAAATATATGGATATATAATACAAATAAGATATTTTTAATAATAAATATGTGAAAAGCTTAGTGGAGAAAGAGGCTTTGGACCCCAGGACTTCTAGGCCATGGCCCGACACCTAACGGATCATAAATATATGGATCATGATCTAACAAATAAGATATTTTTAATAATAAATATATGGATCATGTTCTAATGGATCAAGAACTTTGCATCTCACGCTTGCATATAATGTCTGATTGTAAATTAGTTGTTGGCTCTGTTAGAAATATGGTCTCGTATTGGATTTGGATTGAAAACACGTAGACGATAAAGAGTGAGATGCAAACAGACGAGAGTAAAATGCGGTAGAAGGGCTGGCAAAGGAAAAAGGGAAGTAGATGTTTTTTCTCCTTTTAATATTAAGACATATAGATAAATATGTATAGATATTGTTTATAGATATGTTTAGGAAAAAAACCAATTTGTGCCCAGCAACGCGTGTCCGCTGCTCACATCATCGGCACCATAGTTTAGTTATTCCATTCTAGGTTCAATTTGTGTGCTCCGGCAAGTAGCAACTAGCAAGGGAACGATATCTCCTCCCCACCTGTTTGTCTGTTTGTAAAATGTTTTCGTGTTTTCTATTCGAATTTATAAAATAAGTTTGACATGAATACTTTTAATATTTATCTTAACTTAAAATTGAATATAGAGAGGAACTGAGAGGATTAGGTTAAAAGGAGTTGCAATCTAGTATGAGTAGTTAAGAATACAATATTCTTTAATTGGTAGAAAAtaagaaaaggaaatagaaattGGTGAAATAAGGGTAAAATACTATTTTAGAGAAGTTGCTCACTTATAAGTACAAGTATCATCACCCTCATTACCGTGCGCTTATACATTCTTTTGCTTGATTCCAAgaatcactacaccaaaatagtgaacttcctagagcctaaaccctagaaAGTTggccctaaactctaggaagttagctaaacccTCGGAAGTAAAGCCATCTCGTCGGAAGTTTGGCGCTCGAATCTTTTTTGTCaaaagttagcttaacttcctagagccctctagtaaattagctaacttcctacagttagaggagcctctcggaagttagtagcttcacgccgtcaatgctgccgtcagctgactaacttcctatgGATAACTTCGTACGGCTCACTGTAGCCCCTAgaaagttagctggctaacttcctatggCCCAGCTGGCCTCTAgaaagttaatttgaccagcattagACTCTCTGGTTCCTACTTCTCACTGATTTAAAACTAAACAGACTTGAGTGCTCCCAGACCCATTAGACTCCCTGGTTCCCACTGAATCAGCACCGAATCAAAAATCGGCAATTGGACCAACATCACGCTGAGGCCACTAAAACTGATTCCTGCGAAATTCCTGTACCATTCCTGTGAAACGTTCTTCAGGTACCGGTGGCAACTAGTGGATTATATGTAAATTCTAGAGAGGTTAGTGAACTCAATGAAGAAGGCATGGCAAGCAGCAAAGAAAAGTTGTGTGGGCTAATTAATTGctcctctttttttttctttctttctagaCGCAGAGAAATCTAATCCAACGATGGCTGACTGACGCACCACATCGATCTGCAATGAAAGCCAGGTAAGGAATGAATGAAGGGTGGTCAGCAGGTGTAGATACATGTCCATGTCGTCTGTTTGCCTTTGCCTCCTCCAATCATCCATTTTTTCTGTGCTTTATTTTCTGCTAGCTCTTCTGGAGGATGGATCATGGGATCAAACACAAGTCAACATTCAGACCAGACAGAATGTGGGTGCGTTTTCAATTTATTTGGGTTGGCAACAAATTGTATGCGGACTTGTGGCCGTCTACATATAATACACGTAGTAGATTACTGGTGTAGTTCATGACAATTCTACGGATGTGATGGTACTCGCTTGGTCCCATCTCGCGTGCATTAATAAACGCAATACAAAAAAATGGCATTGTGTGTAGCCAGAGCCGCACTGCTTGAAACTAGGCTTGCTTCTATCGTCTACCAATTCAATGCAGTGGCACTGTGTGTGTGCTAAATTAAATTTTCGATTTTGTGCCTCGAGAAATCGACCAAGGAAATCCCAATCCAATTAAATTCATTCAGTGGCACGAGCGGAAGACAACTGATAAACCCCTGAATTGTGTTACCGTAGGGGAGCCGTCGTGCAGCGCTCGACGGTGGCCGTCGTCCGTGACGGCGGCGGAGGGCTTGTTGCGCGGCTGGGCCTTGCTTCCCTCCTGCTGCTTCTGGAGTAGGTCGTcctcgtcgccgccgccgaggcGGGCGGGCGTGGGGCGCCGACGGGGCGGGCACGGCGGCGCCTAGCGGCTGGGCAACGAATGGGAGCAAGAGCAATGGAGAAAGGATGAATGAGGGAAATATAAGGTAGATTCCGGATTAAGATAAAAAATATTACTTTCTAGAGTAAAGCCGTAGAAagttaattaacttcctagagattGTACATGTACTCTAGAAAGTTAATTAATTTTCTAGAGGAGGTTGTAGAaagttagcggctcgtttgaTTGGTCAAAAGCAGAAAGATAACTTCCTAGAtgcggccgtaggaagttagcggctcgtttgaccggtcaaaagctgaaagctaacttcctatatcaggtcgtaggaagttagctgtccccagctaacttcctagaggaggtcatAGAAAGTTAGCGGCTTGTTTGACCGCACCCATGGGTCAGCAACTGAAAGCTAACTTGCTAGAgcaggtcgtaggaagttagcaggaGCATCTAACTTTCTAGAGCAGGCCATAGGAAGTTAGCAGgagaagctaacttcctagagtagatcgtaggaagttagcggctcgtttgacCACACGCGCGGGTCAGcatgtgaaagctaacttcctacagcttttataaaacACCGTAGAaggttatgtttatttcctagagctacctGTTGACTCTTGAAAGTTATTTATTTACTACGatttgttataaaagctgtaggaagttaaaaaaccgtaggaagtgtatgttTTTGGTGTAGTGAATACATGCTCCCAAAGGGCATTTGGCATATCCTAAGTCATGAAATGCTACTTGCACGACATAAGAGACTTGAAAGCATGTGTATGAATGTGTAAGCAACGGGGAGCTGCAACAAAAAAAAACCTTTGAATAAAGTACAATTAGTGGATAACAATACAACACATCCCAAATCCTAGTGAATAGCTGAAAATTGTCGGTCTATCTTAGTTCTAGAGTCATGTAACATTTGGTAGtcggtactccctccgtttctttttagttgtcgctggaataTTCAATTTTACAGTATCCAGCGACAattaaaacgaaacggagggagtactataGATACCTCCCTCCAATTTCACTTCTAGAGTTTCAATCATAGAACAAGAGCCCTAAATGTAACAAATCGAAAAGCTTTGCTAAACTTCACGCCTTAAACTCGAAAAACACAATGACTTTTCACATCCACCAGAACTGAACCTCATGGCGAAACAGCAGAAGAGCTGAGCCTCATGGCAGAGGGGAGGGGACGAGAGGAGAACTAGGGGGCTGAGAGGGTAGGAATGGAGGAGAGAGAGGGACGGCACGAAGCGAACGCCGGAGGGGACGAGAGGagaattgggggaggagacgcagTTACACGACACATGTTTATGTACATCCAATGCACAAACATTCCTACACAAAAGATGGCCAAATTAAAGGCTGAAACCCCTTCACCAAGCACACATTTATTTGTCGCGG
It encodes:
- the LOC100192815 gene encoding phosphopantothenoylcysteine decarboxylase isoform X1; translation: MATSEPVQESLVVHYSQPSRPRVLLAASGSVAAIKFESLCRSFSEWADVRAVATTPSLHFVDRSSLPSGIVLYTDDDEWSTWKKIGDEVLHIELRKWADVMVIAPLSANTLAKIAGGLCDNLLTCIVRAWDYSKPLFVAPAMNTLMWNNPFTERHLHTINQLGIALIPPVTKRLACGDYGNGAMAETSQIHTSVRLACKTQPHDASSSLAGPVSNNRPSS